The Actinomycetota bacterium DNA window AAAGGGAAGACTGACTATATCTTTGATGGCAAATACTTTTTTGACAATATTGTATGAAAGGAAAACAAGCAATGATTTTTAACGAATCTGAAAGACTGAGCTCTATACCGCCTTATCTTTTTGCGGAAATAGATGAAATAATCAAAAAGAAAAAAGAAGACGGTTTTGATGTTATAAGTCTTGGAATCGGTGATCCCGACATTAAAACTCCTGATATTGTTGTGGAGGAGTTAAAAAAACAGGCCGATAATCCGGAAAATCACAGATATCCTTCCAGCTATGGCCTTAAAGCGCTAAAGAAAGCTGCATCAGATTTTTATAAAAAAAGATTCAATGTTGAAATAGATCCCGAAAGGGAAGTGATATCTTTATGGGGTTCAAAAGAAGGAATCGCAAATATTGCATATACTTTTATTAATCCGGGAGACATAGTGCTTGCTCCTGATCCCTCTTATCCGGTTTATAAAATAGGAACCATGTTTGCAGGCGGGAGTACTGTAACCGTTCCCCTGAGAGAAGAGAACAACTATCTTATTGATTTTAATGAAATTGACTTAAATATTGCAAAAAAGGCAAAAATAATACATGCCAATTATCCCAATAATCCTACAAGCGCAGGTTGCGGCATTGATTTCTTCGAAAAGCTTTCAAGCTTTGCTATGGAAAACAATATTATCGTATGTCATGACAATGCTTATGGAGACATTTATTCTGAACAAAGCGCCAAACCGGTCAGTTTTTTAAATGCAAGAAACTCAAAGGAAACAGGCATAGAATTTTACTCTCTTTCCAAATCTTTTAATATGACAGGATGGAGAATAAGTATTGCTGTTGGAAATCCTTCAGTAATCAGCAGCCTTGGAAAATACAAATCCAATGTGGACAGCGGAGTTTTTAATGCAATTCAGCTTGCTGCAGCAAAAGCTCTGGAGAATTATGATGAACTTACTATGGAAAACAATAAGATTTACAACAGAAGACGATCAAAAGTCTGGGGTCTTCTTGATAAAATCGGACTGTCTTATTTTAAATCCGGCAATACTATTTATGTGTGGACAAAAGTGCCTGAAGGATATACATCATCATCTTTTGCAAAACTGCTCCTTGACAAAGCCTCTGTAGTGGTAACACCGGGAAGCGCATACGGCTTGTATGGGGAGGGATTTTTCAGGATTTCACTGACTATTTCAGATGAGAGGCTTGAAGAAGCAATCGACAGGATAAGCAATGTCTTTTGAGACTACAAAGAATAAAAAAGAAAAATCTTTACTTGTTTTTATAAAAATAAAATCAACAGAGCTGTCTGAAAATATTTCAGACAGCTCTTATGCAAAAGACCGCATAGAAGAATTAAAGAATCTTGCTTTTAGCGCCGGTGCAGACGTATATGAAGTAATAACGCATTTGCAGCAGAAAATCAATTCAAGATATTATATAAGTACCGGAAAACTGGAAGAGCTGGAAGAAGTCATAAAGGCGGAAGAACTGGACCTGGTAATATTTGACGATGAACTTAGTCCAACTCAGCAGGGTAATCTGCAGGATAAGCTTAAGGTAAAAGTAATAGACAGAACAGCGCTTATTCTGGATATATTTGCTCAGAGAGCGATGAGCAGGGAGGGGAAACTGCAGGTAGAACTTGCTCAGCTCAACTATCTTTTGCCACGGCTGAGAGGTAAGGGTGTCATTCTCTCCAAGCTTGGAGGAGGCATTGGAACAAGAGGTCCCGGAGAAACCAAGCTCGAGGTAGACAGGAGAAAAATAAGAGAGAAGATAAGGCTTCTGGAAAAAAGAATAAAAGAAATTTCTGTTCAGAGATCGACCCGGAGAAAATTAAGGGAAAAATCAGGAATTTTTAAAATTGCACTCGTAGGCTATACAAATAGCGGTAAATCAACTCTGCTGAACGCTCTTACTGAATCAAATGTGCTGGAAAAGGATATGCTTTTTTCTACTCTTGATTCGACTACAAGAAAATTAAGATTATCTGAATTTATAGAAGCTTCAATTTCCGATACTGTAGGTTTTATAGAAAAGCTGCCTCATCAGCTTATTGCCGCTTTCAGGTCTACCCTGGAAGAAGTAATAAAAGCAGATTTATTGCTGGCAGTTGTGGATATAAGTAATCCTAATTATGAAAGACATATTATAAGCATAAAGAAAGTTCTTGATGAATTACAGATAAAGGATAAAGAGATATTTGTAGTATTTAACAAAACAGATATCACGGGCAATGAATTGCTGATAAGCGATGCAAAAATAAAATACAGGAATTCAGTGTTCATATCTGCAAAAAATAAAACCGGCTTTGAAGAGCTGCGTGACGCTATTCTGCGCATAATCTCTTTTAACGACATAACATTCAGCGTCGAAATACCATATGATGAAACCGGTTTTGAATCCTTATTACATGAAAACTGCATGATTCTGGATAAAAAGTATGATAGTGATACTATAAAAATACAATCAAGATGCAACTACCGGATTTTTAATAAACTTGTTTCACAGGCATCAAAAGAATACAGGAATGTTATTATAATGAGAGCTAACGGGATTAAGGCAGAATGCTAAAAATATTTTCTTAGAACTCCTATTACCTTGCCGACTATATCAACAACTTTTACAGTAATAGGTTTCATATAGTCATTTTCAGGTATCAGTTTTATTACTTTGTCTGTTTTTAAAAATCTTTTTACAGTTGCCTCATCTTCAATAAGAGCTACCACGATTTCACCGTTTCTTGCTATGCTTTGTTTTCTTACAATAATATAATCCCGATCCAGTATGCCTGCATTTATCATACTGTCTCCCTTGACTTTAAGCATAAAAACA harbors:
- the hflX gene encoding GTPase HflX, whose product is MSFETTKNKKEKSLLVFIKIKSTELSENISDSSYAKDRIEELKNLAFSAGADVYEVITHLQQKINSRYYISTGKLEELEEVIKAEELDLVIFDDELSPTQQGNLQDKLKVKVIDRTALILDIFAQRAMSREGKLQVELAQLNYLLPRLRGKGVILSKLGGGIGTRGPGETKLEVDRRKIREKIRLLEKRIKEISVQRSTRRKLREKSGIFKIALVGYTNSGKSTLLNALTESNVLEKDMLFSTLDSTTRKLRLSEFIEASISDTVGFIEKLPHQLIAAFRSTLEEVIKADLLLAVVDISNPNYERHIISIKKVLDELQIKDKEIFVVFNKTDITGNELLISDAKIKYRNSVFISAKNKTGFEELRDAILRIISFNDITFSVEIPYDETGFESLLHENCMILDKKYDSDTIKIQSRCNYRIFNKLVSQASKEYRNVIIMRANGIKAEC
- a CDS encoding LL-diaminopimelate aminotransferase, with the translated sequence MIFNESERLSSIPPYLFAEIDEIIKKKKEDGFDVISLGIGDPDIKTPDIVVEELKKQADNPENHRYPSSYGLKALKKAASDFYKKRFNVEIDPEREVISLWGSKEGIANIAYTFINPGDIVLAPDPSYPVYKIGTMFAGGSTVTVPLREENNYLIDFNEIDLNIAKKAKIIHANYPNNPTSAGCGIDFFEKLSSFAMENNIIVCHDNAYGDIYSEQSAKPVSFLNARNSKETGIEFYSLSKSFNMTGWRISIAVGNPSVISSLGKYKSNVDSGVFNAIQLAAAKALENYDELTMENNKIYNRRRSKVWGLLDKIGLSYFKSGNTIYVWTKVPEGYTSSSFAKLLLDKASVVVTPGSAYGLYGEGFFRISLTISDERLEEAIDRISNVF